From one Streptomyces chromofuscus genomic stretch:
- the dhaK gene encoding dihydroxyacetone kinase subunit DhaK, with protein MKMLINVPETVVADALRGMAAAHPELTVDVENRVIVRRDAPVEGKVALVSGGGSGHEPLHGGFVGPGMLSAACPGEVFTSPVPDQMVRAAAAVDSGAGVLFVVKNYTGDVLNFDMAAELAEDEGIQIAKVLVNDDVAVTDSLYTAGRRGTGATLFVEKIAGAAADEGQPLERVEAIARQVNENARSFGVALSACTTPAKGSPTFDLPPGELELGIGIHGEPGRERRAMMTSREIADFSVHAVLEDLNPRNPVLVLVNGMGATPLLELYGFNAEVQRVLAERGVAVARTLVGNYVTSLDMAGASVTLCQVDEELLRLWDAPVRTPGLRWGM; from the coding sequence ATGAAGATGCTCATCAACGTTCCGGAGACCGTCGTCGCGGACGCGCTGCGGGGGATGGCGGCGGCGCATCCGGAGCTGACCGTCGATGTGGAGAACCGGGTGATCGTACGGCGGGACGCGCCCGTCGAGGGGAAGGTCGCGCTCGTCTCCGGCGGGGGCTCGGGGCACGAGCCGTTGCACGGCGGGTTCGTGGGGCCGGGGATGCTGTCGGCCGCCTGCCCCGGCGAGGTCTTCACCTCCCCCGTGCCGGACCAGATGGTGCGGGCGGCCGCGGCCGTGGACAGCGGGGCCGGGGTGCTGTTCGTCGTGAAGAACTACACCGGTGACGTGCTCAACTTCGACATGGCGGCCGAGCTCGCCGAGGACGAGGGCATCCAGATCGCCAAGGTGCTGGTCAACGACGACGTGGCCGTCACCGACAGCCTCTACACGGCGGGGCGGCGGGGTACCGGCGCCACGCTGTTCGTGGAGAAGATCGCCGGGGCCGCCGCCGACGAGGGGCAGCCGCTGGAGCGGGTGGAGGCGATCGCCCGGCAGGTCAACGAGAACGCGCGCAGTTTCGGTGTGGCGCTGAGCGCGTGCACCACGCCCGCCAAGGGCAGTCCGACCTTCGATCTGCCGCCCGGCGAGCTGGAGTTGGGCATCGGCATCCACGGCGAGCCCGGACGGGAGCGGCGCGCGATGATGACCTCGCGCGAGATCGCCGACTTCTCGGTGCACGCGGTGCTGGAGGACCTGAACCCGCGCAACCCCGTCCTGGTCCTGGTCAACGGCATGGGCGCGACGCCGCTGCTGGAGCTGTACGGCTTCAACGCCGAGGTGCAGCGGGTGCTCGCCGAGCGGGGCGTGGCCGTCGCCCGCACCCTCGTCGGCAACTACGTGACCTCCCTCGACATGGCCGGCGCCTCGGTGACCCTGTGTCAGGTCGACGAGGAGTTGCTGCGGCTGTGGGACGCGCCGGTGCGGACGCCGGGGCTGCGCTGGGGCATGTGA
- a CDS encoding NAD(+)/NADH kinase — translation MTVSRIGLVVHGGRPEAVAAAGVVRAWCEEHAVRCTDIDVWDDGGRRTAREEVEAAGDPDLIVTLGGDGTFLRGARLAAQNDALVLGVDLGRVGFLTEVSADGVRAALDDVREDRLRIDSRMLLALRASRRLEVPPPMEDWVCYGRGPLLPPPPVRGECEVDDDWGIALDVTALNDVVLEKLARDRQVSVGVYVSGRLLASYSADALLVATPTGSTAYSFAAGGPVVSPRAEALVFTPVAPHMAFNRSVVTAPDEPVGLRVLERSGPAAVSIDGQVRGVLNPGDWIGVYAAPRRLRAVRLGPMDFYGRLRERMNLTDAPAAVADGSPAPLWSVTTPPPGDLAHLALLTVTDGSSPLL, via the coding sequence ATGACGGTGAGCCGAATCGGACTGGTCGTGCACGGCGGACGCCCGGAGGCCGTGGCGGCGGCCGGTGTGGTCCGCGCCTGGTGCGAGGAGCACGCCGTGCGGTGCACGGACATCGACGTGTGGGACGACGGCGGGCGGCGCACCGCCCGGGAGGAGGTCGAGGCCGCGGGCGACCCCGATCTCATCGTCACCCTGGGCGGCGACGGCACCTTCCTGCGCGGCGCGCGGCTGGCGGCCCAGAACGACGCCCTGGTGCTGGGCGTCGACCTGGGGCGGGTGGGTTTCCTTACGGAGGTGTCGGCCGACGGCGTGCGTGCGGCGCTGGACGACGTGCGCGAGGACCGGCTCAGGATCGACAGCCGCATGCTGCTCGCCCTGCGCGCCTCCCGCCGCCTCGAAGTGCCGCCGCCCATGGAGGACTGGGTCTGCTACGGTCGCGGGCCGCTCCTGCCGCCGCCCCCGGTCCGCGGCGAGTGCGAGGTCGACGACGACTGGGGCATCGCGCTCGACGTCACCGCGCTCAACGACGTCGTCCTGGAGAAGCTGGCCCGGGACCGGCAGGTGTCGGTGGGGGTCTACGTCTCCGGGCGGCTCCTGGCGTCCTATTCCGCCGACGCGCTGCTGGTGGCCACCCCGACCGGCTCGACCGCCTACAGCTTCGCCGCCGGCGGGCCCGTGGTCTCGCCGCGCGCCGAGGCCCTCGTCTTCACGCCGGTCGCCCCGCACATGGCGTTCAACCGCTCGGTCGTCACGGCCCCCGACGAGCCCGTCGGCCTGCGCGTCCTCGAACGGTCGGGACCGGCCGCGGTCAGCATCGACGGCCAGGTCCGGGGCGTTCTGAACCCGGGGGACTGGATCGGCGTGTACGCGGCCCCCCGGCGGCTGCGGGCCGTACGGCTGGGGCCGATGGACTTCTACGGCCGGCTGCGGGAGCGCATGAACCTGACCGACGCCCCGGCCGCGGTCGCCGACGGGTCGCCCGCGCCCCTGTGGTCGGTGACGACTCCGCCGCCCGGAGATCTCGCCCATCTGGCGCTGCTGACAGTCACGGACGGCTCGTCACCGCTTCTGTGA